GCTGGACGAGGTAGGACATGGCCACGCCCACAACGCCCATGGCCAAGATGACGGTACCCAGAAAACTCAGCAACAGACGCCGCGCAATGCTACGTTTCCATACCGCCATCGCCGGGCACCTCAAACTTGTACCCCACGCCCCACACCGTCTGGATGCACGGGGGCTGAATCGCCTTCAGGGCCTGGCGCACCTTTTTCACGTGGGCGTCGACGGTGCGCGTGTCGCCGAAATAGTCGTACCCCCACACTTGTTCGAGCAGCTCGTCCCGCGTAAAGACCGTCCCCGGCGAGGAAGCCAGGAACAGGAGAAGGTCAAACTCCTTCGGCCGCAGCGGCACCGGCTTGCCGTCGACGAGCACCACGCGTCGCCGCCCATCGATTTCCAGGCGCGGAAAGACGAGATGGGGCCGCCCGTCGTCGGCGGCCTTCGCTTGACGGTCCATGCGCCGAAAGATGGCCTTGATCCGCGCCACCAGTTCCCGCGGGCTGAAGGGCTTCGTCACATAGTCGTCGGCGCCCAGCTCGAGGCCAAGGACGCGATCCACCTCGTCGTCTTTGGCCGTCAACATGATAATCGGCACGTCCCAGCGCTGCCGAATTTCCCGACACACTTCAAAGCCGTCTTTTCCCGGCATCATCACGTCAAGGAGGACGACATCCGGCTTCTCCCGCTCCATCAGCGCCAACACTTCCTCGCCGTTGCGGGCTTCGAGGACATGGAGGTTTTGTTTTTCGAAGTACAGGCGGATGATCTCGCAAACA
This portion of the Calditerricola satsumensis genome encodes:
- a CDS encoding response regulator transcription factor; the encoded protein is MEGTKVLIGDDDPNVCEIIRLYFEKQNLHVLEARNGEEVLALMEREKPDVVLLDVMMPGKDGFEVCREIRQRWDVPIIMLTAKDDEVDRVLGLELGADDYVTKPFSPRELVARIKAIFRRMDRQAKAADDGRPHLVFPRLEIDGRRRVVLVDGKPVPLRPKEFDLLLFLASSPGTVFTRDELLEQVWGYDYFGDTRTVDAHVKKVRQALKAIQPPCIQTVWGVGYKFEVPGDGGMET